A window of Ranitomeya variabilis isolate aRanVar5 chromosome 2, aRanVar5.hap1, whole genome shotgun sequence contains these coding sequences:
- the LOC143809579 gene encoding uncharacterized protein LOC143809579, with protein MSSSDEETPGPAQGEHVSETTSSTAEETGQETGQEQRSHGRATRRHRVPEEDEDLIENEHLISLVHERVALWDTRDPLHANNVTIRRLWNEVAAALWDGWANAPARVRSAFGKYRNAV; from the exons atgtcttcttctgatgaggaaacgcctgggcctgcacaaggggaacatgtcagcgaa accacttcttctacagcggaagagactgggcaggagactgggcaggagcagcgtagtcacggccgggcaacacggcggcatcgt gttccagaggaggatgaggacctaattgagaatgaacacctcatctccctggttcacgagcgagtcgcattgtgggacacccgggatccactgcacgccaacaatgtgacgatccggaggctttggaatgaggtggccgcagcgttgtgggatggctgggccaatgccccggctcgggtccgttctgcatttggtaagtatcgcaatgcagtgtga